In Candidatus Hydrogenedentota bacterium, the genomic stretch CTGCTGTATACATGCTTCAACAACGCAAGATAAAACTGGCCGAGGCGCCTGCCCCGGCTGAAAAGGAGTAAACCATGCATCACGAACACGAAATTGTTCCGGCCCGGCTTGTCACGTGGCGGCTTGTTCTGCTTGCGCTGCTCATGGTGGCGGGCGCCGCCGCCTTCGTGGCGCGATTCGCTTATGGACTCGGCGTAACGACCAATCTGAGCGACAACTACCCCTGGGGACTGTGGATCGTATTTGACTTGGTATGGATTGCGCTGGCAGGCGGCGCTTTTGCGACAGCCGGTCTTGTCTATGTGTTCATGGCCCGCGAATATCACCCCCTGGCGCGCCCGGCAGTATGGATGGGATTCCTGAGTTATTCGTTCGTCGTGGTCACGCTGTTGGCCGACCTTGGACGGCCCTGGAATTTCTATCACCTGATTCTCCAGCGGCCGGAACACTCCGCCATGTATGAAGTGTCGTGGTGCGTCGGTCTGTATGTAACAATACTGGCGCTTGAATTCGCCCCCACGCTGTTCGAGCGCTTCAAATGGCAAAAACTTCACGACCTGTGGCGGGTGTGGTCGCCGGTGTACACGGTGGCCGCGCTGTCGGTCTTCGTTTTTCTGATGTCGCACAGCCTGGCCATGGCGGCGCTCGCATTGGTCATATTCACGGCGGTCGCCCATTTGACCCGCGACTCGCACCGGGAAACCGGCGTGCCGATTATTCTGATCGTCGCGGCCGTCACCTTGTCCACGATGCATCAGTCGTCGCTGGGTTCGATCTTCCTGCTCATGCGCGACAAACTGAGCGCGTTCTGGTGGTCGCCCGCGATGCCGGTTCTTTTCTTTTTCTCGGCGGTGGTTTCGGGCTTCGCGCTGGTCATGTTGATGGATGTGCTGATCTCGTACTTCTTCCGGCGGCCCTACCAGTGGAACATGCTGGCCGGCATGGGAAAAATCCTGTGGGGCGTGCTCGGCGTTTACCTCGCGCTGCGTTTCGCGGACATTGTATATCGCGGCCAGTTCGCCGCCCTTTTCGCGGGTGCGGGCCATGCGGCGGTTGCCGCGGGGCATAGCGGCGATTTCGGCTGGGG encodes the following:
- the nrfD gene encoding polysulfide reductase NrfD, whose protein sequence is MHHEHEIVPARLVTWRLVLLALLMVAGAAAFVARFAYGLGVTTNLSDNYPWGLWIVFDLVWIALAGGAFATAGLVYVFMAREYHPLARPAVWMGFLSYSFVVVTLLADLGRPWNFYHLILQRPEHSAMYEVSWCVGLYVTILALEFAPTLFERFKWQKLHDLWRVWSPVYTVAALSVFVFLMSHSLAMAALALVIFTAVAHLTRDSHRETGVPIILIVAAVTLSTMHQSSLGSIFLLMRDKLSAFWWSPAMPVLFFFSAVVSGFALVMLMDVLISYFFRRPYQWNMLAGMGKILWGVLGVYLALRFADIVYRGQFAALFAGAGHAAVAAGHSGDFGWGGAARGADYRHILFIVEIVVGGIVPLVLLSFEAFRKQRVLLLCGALLALGGVVFNRLNVVLLGMNLPGTQPGGLVGTYYPSLIEWVLSLSLIAAAVFFFATGVKLLPILPKAQRSYERA